The following coding sequences lie in one Vidua chalybeata isolate OUT-0048 chromosome 16, bVidCha1 merged haplotype, whole genome shotgun sequence genomic window:
- the PEMT gene encoding phosphatidylethanolamine N-methyltransferase isoform X1 — MGAGSACLCPRSSGAHSVLAPSPTGAVPLPAALQLPVRPRGVRPARSRCSRGQGQSPAPAAGPLSARPRPDTIRREVDVAAMVQLFGYVDVTDTGFIVAVLSIAFNPFFWNVVARWEHKTRALSQTFGSPHAACYCLGAVILVLNCVRSHCFTEAMKSQPKLEGWDCHWTYYSGLAISAVGTLFVISSFLALGFTGTFLGDYFGILMEEKVTSFPFSILDNPMYWGSTAIYLGWSLMHASPAGLLLTAVVAISYTIAVLYEGPFTEEIYRRKQKGVKSK; from the exons ATGGGGGCTGGCAGCGCCTGTCTCTGCCCCCGCAGCAGCGGCGCCCACTCGGTTCTCGCTCCCTCTCCCACCGGGGCCGTCCCACTGCCAGCCGCTCTCCAGCTCCCGGTGCGGCCCCGGGGGGTCCGTCCCGCCCGCTCCCGCTGCTCCCGCGGGCAGGGTCAAAGTCCAGccccggccgcggggccgctcTCCGCCCGGCCGCGGCCCGACACGATCAGGCGTGAG GTGGATGTGGCAGCCATGGTGCAGCTCTTTGGCTACGTGGATGTGACCGACACTGGCTTCATTGTGGCAGTGCTTTCAATCGCCTTCAACCCTTTCTTCTGGAATGTG GTAGCCAGATGGGAGCACAAAACACGAGCACTCAGCCAAACCTTCGGCTCTCCCCATGCTGCCTGTTACTGCCTGGGTGCTGTGATCCTGGTGCTGAACTGTGTGCGGAGCCACTG CTTCACAGAAGCCATGAAGAGCCAGCCAAAGCTGGAGGGCTGGGACTGCCACTGGACCTACTACTCAGGCTTGGCCATCTCGGCTGTAGGGACCTTGTTTGTCATCTCCAGCTTCTTAGCACTGGGATTCACCGGGACGTTCCTAG GTGATTACTTTGGCATCCTGATGGAGGAAAAAGTGACCAGCTTCCCCTTCAGCATCCTGGATAATCCCATGTACTGGGGCAGCACAGCCATCTACCTGGGCTGGTCCCTCAT GCACGCCAGCCCAGCTGGCCTTTTGCTGACAGCTGTAGTGGCAATTTCCTACACAATCGCTGTGCTGTACGAGGG GCCTTTCACAGAGGAGATCTATCGGAGGAAGCAGAAGGGAGTGAAGAGCAAATAG
- the PEMT gene encoding phosphatidylethanolamine N-methyltransferase isoform X2: protein MVQLFGYVDVTDTGFIVAVLSIAFNPFFWNVVARWEHKTRALSQTFGSPHAACYCLGAVILVLNCVRSHCFTEAMKSQPKLEGWDCHWTYYSGLAISAVGTLFVISSFLALGFTGTFLGDYFGILMEEKVTSFPFSILDNPMYWGSTAIYLGWSLMHASPAGLLLTAVVAISYTIAVLYEGPFTEEIYRRKQKGVKSK, encoded by the exons ATGGTGCAGCTCTTTGGCTACGTGGATGTGACCGACACTGGCTTCATTGTGGCAGTGCTTTCAATCGCCTTCAACCCTTTCTTCTGGAATGTG GTAGCCAGATGGGAGCACAAAACACGAGCACTCAGCCAAACCTTCGGCTCTCCCCATGCTGCCTGTTACTGCCTGGGTGCTGTGATCCTGGTGCTGAACTGTGTGCGGAGCCACTG CTTCACAGAAGCCATGAAGAGCCAGCCAAAGCTGGAGGGCTGGGACTGCCACTGGACCTACTACTCAGGCTTGGCCATCTCGGCTGTAGGGACCTTGTTTGTCATCTCCAGCTTCTTAGCACTGGGATTCACCGGGACGTTCCTAG GTGATTACTTTGGCATCCTGATGGAGGAAAAAGTGACCAGCTTCCCCTTCAGCATCCTGGATAATCCCATGTACTGGGGCAGCACAGCCATCTACCTGGGCTGGTCCCTCAT GCACGCCAGCCCAGCTGGCCTTTTGCTGACAGCTGTAGTGGCAATTTCCTACACAATCGCTGTGCTGTACGAGGG GCCTTTCACAGAGGAGATCTATCGGAGGAAGCAGAAGGGAGTGAAGAGCAAATAG